A stretch of DNA from Methylobacterium sp. CB376:
CTTCGAGACGCTGTTCTCCACCAGCGGCACCTCGTTCCGCACGGTCGGCCTGGTGGAGTTCCCCGTCAAGGGAACGTGGTCGGTGGTGTTCCTGTCGGCGCCCGCCGGCCGCGACGTGCAGGCGGCCCTGCCGCCGGGCGGGGATTACGTGGGCGTGTTCCTGCCCTGCGCGCCGAACCCCACCACCGGCTTCTTCTTCTATCTCCCGCGCAGCGAGGTGATCGAGCTGCCGATCAGCGTCGACGACGCGGCCAAGCTGGTGATGTCGGCGGGCGTGATCCAGCCGGAGGACGCCCAGACCCGCCTGCAGGCGATGGCGGCCGGGTTGAAGGTGGCGCAGGTCGGCCCCGAGATGCCCGCGCGGGACAAGCAGGACGCGTGATCGGCCCCGCCCGGGCCGACCGGCGGGGGCGGATCACGCCCGGCGCGCGGCCCCGCGGGACGGCTGCGCCGGGGAGACCTCCTCGGCTTTCAGGCCGTAATACTCCGTGAGCATCGACCCGTACGACAGGGACGGGTAGGGCCGGCGGCGCGCGTAGAGCTCGGCGAGCGGCAGGTCGAGCAGCCTGTCGTTGACCTCCTGCGGCCGCTCGATCAGCGCGGGATCGAGCAGCAGCCCCTCCTGGCGGGCCCGCAGGCGCTCGGCCGGAGCTCCGAGATCGAAGACGAGCGGCGGCAGGCCGGCCGCGAGCGCGATGGAGAGCGCGTAGCAGTAGGTTTCCGGCCAGATCGACGGGATTAGCACGACGTCTGCCCCTTCCGCCTCGAGGAGGTCCATGGCCTCGTCGGGCGAGCGGTAGCGTCCGGTCTCGGTGACGCCGATCTCCGACAGCCGGTCCGTCATGGAGGTGTAGCCGACGACCGCGTAGCGGATCTGCAGATCCCGCAGCCTGGCGTCGAGCCCCAGGCTGTGGAGCAGGGCGACTCCCTTGTGCGGCCCGATCGCGCCGACGACCGCCACGCGCAGCACCTCGCCCCGGCGCAGGGCGGGGAGCGGGCGGGGCGTCAGGGTCTCGGCGTGGGGGCGCAGCGCGATCCGCGCCCCGGGCAGGAGCGGCCCGATCCGGGCGGCGATGTCCCGGGAAGGGGCGAAGACCGCCTCGGCCCCCGCCACGAAGGCCGCGTAGGCGCTCCGGCGCTCGTCGGGGTCGACGCAATCGGGATCGTCGTGGTCGGCCGCCAAGCAGCCGCGGCAGGTCTCGACCCCGGGCAGGCCGCAATAGGTGCCGAGCCTCGTCACGAGGTCGTTGCGGTGACAGACGGGCGAGTAGTCGTGGAGCGTCACGTAGCGGCGCGGGAGGGGAGCGAGGATCTCCATCAGGCGGCGGGTCGCGCGCCACTCCAGCCCGACCAGGGAATGGACGTGGACGAAGAGCGGCTGCAGCCATCCGAGGAAGCTCTCGAGGGAGGCCGCGTGCCGCAGCACGTGGATGGCGTCGCAGGAGCAGGTCAGGACGGCGCGGCGGCTCTCGGGCGCGAATTCCACCTTGACCGTGGAGTGCCCCGCCACGCGCAGCAGCACGACCGGGACGCCCTCGCCCGCGAGGCGCGCGGCCGCGTCCCGGACGTGGGTCTCGATCCCGCCGCCCCTCTCGTGGGTGACGAACAGGGCCGCGCGCGGGCCGGCCTGCCGGGCGATGCGGTAGAGATCGAGGCGCATCCGCCCCTCGCGGCCGGGATCCGCCGCGATGAAGCGCTGCACGGCCCCGAAATAGTCGGGGTGCTTGAGGCTCAGCCGCCGCTCGATGCGCGGCGCGTTGTCGATGTAGGCGGTCGAGAAGGACACGCCGCCCGCGTGGTACACGAAGACGTCCTGGACGAGCAGGTTGCGGTAGCCGGCCTGCTTGGCCCGCATGCAGAAGTCGTTCTCCTCGCCGTAGCCGTGCCCGAAGGTCTCCGCGTCGAAGGGACCGATCCGCGCGAGCGCCTCGCCGCGGATGTAGAAGCAGAAGCCGACCCCGGTCGGCACCTCGACGGCGCGGCCCGGGTTGCAGGCGCGCGCGCAGGCGTCGATCTCGGCCGGGCCGATCTCGAGGGCGAGGCGGTTGTCGATGTTGGCCTGCGGGTAGCTGCAGATGGTGGCATTGTTGGAGAGGGGGGTCAGGGTCGCCGCGTCCGGGTTGGCGCGGGCATGGGCCCGCAGGCGGTCGATCCAGTCGCCGGACGGCACGGCGTCGGAATTGAGCAGGATCACGTCGCGGTCGCCGCTCGCCGCGATGCCCCGGTTGACCGAGCGCACGAAGCCGAGATTCTCCGCGTTCTCGACGAGGATCAGGAACTTCCTCGCCGCCAGGGCCTGCAGGGCGGCGCGCAGCTGGGGCTCCGGCCCGCAATCGTCCACCACGACGAGGGCGAAGGACGTGGTTTGGCGGCTCGACAGGACGGCGTGGATCGCCCGCAGGGTTTCGGCCCGTCCCTTGTAGACCGGGACGATCACGACGACCTCGGCCGCCGCAAGGTCGGCGGCCGGCCGCGCCGCATCCCACTCATCCGCGCGGGGCGCCTCCAGAGGCGGCCATTCGCCGCAGCCGAAGGGGTTCGGCAGCAACCCCGCCGGCCGCCCCTCCGTCAGGTAGTGGTAGAAGGGGTTCACCGCGTCGCCGAGGTGCGGGGCCTGCTCCTCCCGATAAAAGCCCGTCCAGAACCACTCGCTGGGATCGCGGCCCTCCTTCCAGCCGAAATCCACGTAGTGCTCGACCGGGTCGATGCCCGATTGCCGCACATCCGCGTACCGGGTCAGGTAGGAGGCGCGGTCGAATTCCTGCGCGATGGTGCTGAGGACGACGGGGCGGGACACCCGTGCCCTCCCTCCGCTCGCGCCGCAGGCCAGGGCGGCCTCGAGCGGCTCCGGGTGATCGAGCAGGCCGTAGGTGGACACGAAGTGGTAGAAGGGGCACAGGCCCGTCGCCGCGATGTGGCGGTGCTTGCCCGCATGCGCGGCCGACGAGAAGCCGGGCGCCGGTTCGTACCCCTCCCGCCATCCGACCGTGAGATAATGCGTGAGGGCGTCCGCCCCGGCATCGAGGCGCGCCGCGTCCCTGTAGAAGGCCTCGTCGAAATGGTCCCGGACGACGCGGGCCTGGATCGCGACCGCCTCCTCGGCCGAGAACGCGACCGCCCGCTGCCGCTCCGCCTCGGGCCGCGCCGCGTAATGGGCGAGCGGGTTGGTCCGCGGCGTCGGGCCGAGATGCTTGTCCTTGTAGAGGAGGGTCGGGAAGGAGGGCGACGGGTCCCGCCCCTCCTTCCAGCCGAAGGACATGTAGTGCGCGAAGGGATCGGCCCCCGCCACCCCGACATCGGGGTAGCGGAGCCGATAGAATCGCTCGTCGAAATGCACGCGGACCGACAGTTTTCTCGGCGAGCGCAACCACCTCAGCATCAAATCACGGCCCCGCGGCAAGCGTGTCGAGTAGACCACCCGCGCGCGGCGATTCAATAGTCATCTCTCGATGGGTAAGCACGCCGAGGCGGTCCGCGCGCGAGGCCCCGGGCGGAGCCTCTCGGGGGGTCAGGAGCGGGCGGCCTGACGCATGGCCGCGACGGCGGTCTCGACGCGGGCGACGCCGTCGGGCGTGAAGGTGATCTCGTCCGCGCTGAGGGACGCGAGGCCGCGCGCCTCGATCTCGGCGGCCCCGTCCGGGTCGGCCCGGTGGCCGGACCCGTCCCGGCGCACGACCGCCCGGATGGGCTGGCCCGTCGCCAGGTGGTGATAGGCGGCGAAGGCGAGGATCGAGAGGGCGCGGTCGGAGAGAGGATCGGTGCTGCTGGCCATCGGCGGTTCCACCCGGGATCTGGTCTGAGAGCTCCGGCCCGGCGTCTCGGGCGAGGCGCCGGCCGGACCCGGCATCAACGCCGCAGCGGCGGCTTCGTGCGCGGTCGCGGGCTGGCGCAGGGTGTCGCGGCCGGACCCCGGTCAGGCCTGGGCGAACGGACCGCGCCCCCGGGCGTTGCCCCACGCCACCGCCACCGGTGGCGCGAGATGCGGTGGAGGAGACGGCGCATGAGAACGGCAACGATGGGGGCCGCGGCGGCCCTGGTCGGAACGCTCCTGGTCGGCACGGCGACGCTCGCCGCCGAGGGCTCGGGTCCGGGCGCCTCCGGCGCGGCGCCCGGCCGGGAGGTCCAGCCGAGCGGGCGCATGCAGGGGCCGCCCAACGCGGCGGGCTTCAACGGCCAGACCGACGCGACCGGCTCGACGCGTCCCGGCGCCTCGGGCGCGGCGCCCGGCCGGGAGGTCCAGCCGGGCGGCCGGATGCAGGGTCCGCCGAACGCCAACGGCTTCGGGAAGTAGCGCGGCGCCGGA
This window harbors:
- a CDS encoding glycosyltransferase — translated: MLRWLRSPRKLSVRVHFDERFYRLRYPDVGVAGADPFAHYMSFGWKEGRDPSPSFPTLLYKDKHLGPTPRTNPLAHYAARPEAERQRAVAFSAEEAVAIQARVVRDHFDEAFYRDAARLDAGADALTHYLTVGWREGYEPAPGFSSAAHAGKHRHIAATGLCPFYHFVSTYGLLDHPEPLEAALACGASGGRARVSRPVVLSTIAQEFDRASYLTRYADVRQSGIDPVEHYVDFGWKEGRDPSEWFWTGFYREEQAPHLGDAVNPFYHYLTEGRPAGLLPNPFGCGEWPPLEAPRADEWDAARPAADLAAAEVVVIVPVYKGRAETLRAIHAVLSSRQTTSFALVVVDDCGPEPQLRAALQALAARKFLILVENAENLGFVRSVNRGIAASGDRDVILLNSDAVPSGDWIDRLRAHARANPDAATLTPLSNNATICSYPQANIDNRLALEIGPAEIDACARACNPGRAVEVPTGVGFCFYIRGEALARIGPFDAETFGHGYGEENDFCMRAKQAGYRNLLVQDVFVYHAGGVSFSTAYIDNAPRIERRLSLKHPDYFGAVQRFIAADPGREGRMRLDLYRIARQAGPRAALFVTHERGGGIETHVRDAAARLAGEGVPVVLLRVAGHSTVKVEFAPESRRAVLTCSCDAIHVLRHAASLESFLGWLQPLFVHVHSLVGLEWRATRRLMEILAPLPRRYVTLHDYSPVCHRNDLVTRLGTYCGLPGVETCRGCLAADHDDPDCVDPDERRSAYAAFVAGAEAVFAPSRDIAARIGPLLPGARIALRPHAETLTPRPLPALRRGEVLRVAVVGAIGPHKGVALLHSLGLDARLRDLQIRYAVVGYTSMTDRLSEIGVTETGRYRSPDEAMDLLEAEGADVVLIPSIWPETYCYALSIALAAGLPPLVFDLGAPAERLRARQEGLLLDPALIERPQEVNDRLLDLPLAELYARRRPYPSLSYGSMLTEYYGLKAEEVSPAQPSRGAARRA
- a CDS encoding DUF502 domain-containing protein — its product is MQDPSPLIHEPEPAARKRVSVRGRLRNYFFTGVIVAGPLAITIYITWWCISLIDGWVKPLVPATYLPDHYLPFNIPGLGLLIAFVGLTLLGAFTANLVGRSVVEFGEVLLARTPVISGLYRGLRQVFETLFSTSGTSFRTVGLVEFPVKGTWSVVFLSAPAGRDVQAALPPGGDYVGVFLPCAPNPTTGFFFYLPRSEVIELPISVDDAAKLVMSAGVIQPEDAQTRLQAMAAGLKVAQVGPEMPARDKQDA